The Sediminispirochaeta smaragdinae DSM 11293 genome has a segment encoding these proteins:
- a CDS encoding nicotinamide-nucleotide amidohydrolase family protein: protein MSEISVVILSIGTELTEGIIRDSHGQFLSSELTARGFSVRRIEQLPDNDGLLARFQDGVNDADVVIITGGLGPTADDITRDAVANLCGKGLEFREDVWEMIKDRFPRLCGNANQRQAMIPEGCDVLDNPFGTAPGFRGEVDGTLLFVLPGPPKELRGMAELHLFPFVEHHFALPVRELSEASIFLIGESRLEEACREIAADNADLESVLWGTRVQERRISLYLRGGREEDRLRFLDLLAKKMGKELVRLGDLNAEQILFSTLKERGLTFAAAESCTGGMLGSVLTSLPGSSAYFLGSCVSYADSFKRRFLGVGEATLSQYGAVSRECAMEMALGVLDASGADVACSITGIAGPSGGSVEKPVGTVWFGLAGKDGAVSARQFRFGFSRDSVRRRATVTAMLLTEIYLDGDDALDMCGFWQYS, encoded by the coding sequence GTGTCTGAAATATCAGTTGTTATTCTTTCAATCGGTACAGAACTCACCGAAGGGATCATCAGGGATTCTCATGGCCAGTTCCTTTCCTCTGAGTTAACCGCTCGAGGTTTTTCTGTCAGGCGAATCGAGCAGCTTCCTGATAATGACGGACTGCTTGCCCGATTCCAAGATGGCGTAAACGATGCCGATGTAGTGATTATCACAGGGGGCTTGGGGCCAACTGCCGATGATATCACCCGTGATGCAGTTGCCAATCTGTGCGGAAAGGGATTGGAGTTCCGTGAAGATGTTTGGGAGATGATAAAAGATCGTTTTCCCAGACTCTGTGGAAATGCAAACCAGCGTCAGGCGATGATCCCCGAAGGCTGTGATGTTCTGGATAACCCTTTTGGAACGGCTCCCGGCTTTCGCGGCGAAGTAGACGGAACCCTGCTCTTTGTTCTTCCGGGGCCTCCGAAAGAGCTTCGGGGAATGGCGGAGTTACACCTTTTTCCCTTTGTTGAACATCACTTTGCGCTTCCTGTTCGTGAGCTGAGCGAGGCTTCGATATTTCTGATTGGTGAATCACGACTTGAAGAAGCATGCCGGGAAATTGCTGCGGATAATGCGGACCTTGAGTCCGTGTTGTGGGGAACCAGAGTTCAGGAGCGGAGGATAAGCCTCTATTTGCGAGGTGGGCGTGAAGAGGATCGACTCCGTTTTCTTGATCTTTTGGCCAAGAAAATGGGGAAAGAACTCGTAAGATTAGGTGATCTAAATGCCGAACAGATTCTTTTTTCCACTCTAAAAGAACGGGGGCTGACCTTTGCTGCCGCAGAATCTTGTACTGGTGGAATGTTAGGTTCCGTTCTTACCTCTCTGCCGGGAAGCAGTGCTTATTTTTTAGGCAGCTGTGTCAGTTATGCCGATTCTTTTAAGCGTCGTTTTCTCGGCGTTGGTGAGGCAACCTTATCTCAATATGGGGCTGTCTCTCGCGAATGTGCAATGGAGATGGCTCTTGGTGTTCTGGATGCAAGCGGGGCCGATGTGGCTTGCTCCATCACCGGCATAGCCGGTCCTTCTGGGGGAAGTGTCGAGAAGCCGGTAGGCACCGTTTGGTTCGGTTTGGCTGGTAAAGACGGAGCGGTTTCCGCCAGACAGTTCCGTTTTGGTTTTAGCCGTGATTCAGTCAGGCGACGTGCAACGGTAACCGCCATGCTTCTGACTGAAATCTATCTTGATGGTGATGACGCTCTTGACATGTGTGGCTTCTGGCAATATAGTTAA
- a CDS encoding bactofilin family protein: protein MARQQNKRKASATATTLGPQTVLKGILRFSDSLTIKGVFDGEIEASGHLVVEKGSRVKADIKVSSAVVSGSVTGNILAEEKLEMDSNGQVFGNVRTRRLRIADGVLFEGTCEMIKDPSGVDVFSTRGEKLKKTVTSV, encoded by the coding sequence ATGGCAAGACAACAAAATAAGCGAAAAGCTTCTGCAACGGCAACAACGTTGGGGCCTCAGACGGTTCTAAAGGGGATTTTAAGATTTTCAGATTCTCTGACAATCAAGGGGGTCTTCGACGGCGAAATCGAAGCTTCCGGTCACCTTGTGGTAGAAAAGGGATCGAGAGTCAAGGCCGATATTAAGGTCTCTTCGGCGGTGGTATCGGGATCAGTAACCGGTAATATCCTGGCGGAAGAGAAGCTGGAAATGGATAGCAACGGGCAGGTGTTTGGTAATGTAAGAACCCGACGACTCAGAATTGCCGACGGTGTTCTCTTTGAAGGGACCTGCGAGATGATCAAAGACCCGTCGGGTGTCGATGTATTTTCCACTCGCGGCGAAAAATTGAAGAAGACCGTCACCAGTGTCTGA
- a CDS encoding response regulator transcription factor: protein MEERTKILIVDDEPINLDFFDVMLSKLGFEIGRAEDGEEALEQIKSFNPDLIILDNVMPKMSGWQVTRIVKQDPLFEKYHDIPIIMFSAMDDVKDKIEGFELGVEDYITKPFNFSEVLARIRAVLRGKELYQQILHREKELAVSIDLRSRFDSFADQAKESLGTLLSDCEHVKANDENAITGYLGKVHDEVGAVLRSLDLLEKEIHERRSEPLIGSSALDDLDKRFDSHFRRLKENADTMGEVRE from the coding sequence ATGGAAGAAAGAACCAAAATTCTTATTGTTGACGACGAACCAATAAATCTCGATTTTTTCGATGTGATGCTTAGTAAGCTCGGTTTTGAGATTGGTAGGGCTGAGGACGGTGAAGAAGCCCTTGAGCAGATTAAGTCTTTCAATCCCGATCTTATTATCTTGGATAATGTGATGCCGAAGATGTCTGGGTGGCAGGTAACTCGCATCGTTAAACAGGATCCTTTGTTTGAAAAGTATCATGATATCCCTATTATCATGTTTTCGGCCATGGATGATGTGAAGGATAAGATAGAGGGGTTTGAGCTGGGGGTGGAAGATTACATCACGAAGCCCTTTAATTTTTCCGAGGTTCTTGCTCGGATTCGGGCGGTCCTGCGAGGAAAGGAGCTCTATCAGCAGATCCTGCATCGTGAGAAAGAGCTCGCCGTTTCAATCGATTTACGGAGTCGATTTGATTCCTTTGCCGATCAGGCGAAAGAATCTCTCGGCACATTACTTTCCGATTGTGAGCATGTGAAAGCGAATGATGAGAATGCTATTACGGGCTATCTTGGCAAGGTTCATGATGAGGTCGGTGCTGTTCTCCGTTCCCTTGATCTTCTTGAGAAGGAGATACATGAACGAAGGTCTGAGCCTTTGATCGGTAGTTCGGCGCTTGACGATCTTGATAAACGTTTTGACAGTCACTTTCGTCGGCTTAAGGAAAATGCCGACACTATGGGGGAAGTGAGGGAATAG
- the lnt gene encoding apolipoprotein N-acyltransferase → MLADGGSRGLLRKTFGELGLLSLSAFLFAFSFPSFISVDGLWPLVFIALIPIVPVIHRCSWAAAPFYGAFYGFLSYAVFNYWLTTFHPLAIFIVPVIYAVYFLILFPALKAVDLFFPRYAYWIQAVVWVGYEYLRTQGFLGYPYGNLGYALYKVLPLIQISELTGVWGVSFLIALIGFFLGHALLFTFEYDASFFVSLKVWFSRRKAALAVCSVLLVGTLIFGFVVMRGSYDDQRPWKVALIQHNADTWKGGLPTYRRNLRTMIALSDRALAADEPEAVIWSETAFVPGVDWHSRYRTDSERYALVEELRNYLADKSVPFILGNDDGQKADPGLPPVLSDGRLNRVDYNAVLLYENGKLRQTYRKTHLVPFTEHFPYKKLFPGFYQLLVDHNYHFWEKGTEYTVFETDNGVHFSTPICFEDVFGYLSRRFVRNGADVIVNLTNDSWSGSVAAQMQHMGMAVFRAVELRRSVIRSSNSGMTCTINPDGRLTGMLEPFAEDYYIGSVPIYAERNTLYYHWGDWFPLVMLSLGLVLLLVGGVRKIVLRKS, encoded by the coding sequence ATGCTTGCCGACGGAGGCAGCCGTGGGCTCTTGCGGAAAACCTTTGGGGAGCTGGGGCTGCTTTCGCTGTCCGCCTTTCTGTTTGCTTTCTCATTTCCGAGTTTTATTTCGGTTGATGGCCTATGGCCCTTGGTTTTTATTGCACTTATCCCGATTGTCCCTGTTATTCATCGTTGTTCTTGGGCTGCGGCCCCCTTCTACGGCGCTTTTTACGGTTTTCTTTCATATGCTGTTTTTAATTACTGGCTGACCACATTTCATCCTCTGGCGATTTTTATCGTTCCTGTGATTTATGCTGTCTATTTTCTTATTCTCTTTCCCGCTTTGAAGGCCGTTGATCTATTCTTTCCCCGATATGCGTATTGGATTCAGGCCGTCGTCTGGGTTGGCTACGAGTATTTAAGAACTCAGGGTTTTCTTGGATATCCCTATGGCAATCTCGGCTATGCACTCTACAAGGTACTTCCTTTGATTCAGATTTCCGAGCTGACTGGGGTTTGGGGCGTGAGCTTTCTCATCGCTCTAATCGGCTTTTTCCTTGGCCATGCTCTTTTGTTTACCTTTGAGTATGATGCCTCTTTCTTTGTCTCTCTTAAGGTTTGGTTTTCTCGCCGAAAAGCGGCTCTTGCCGTTTGTTCCGTATTGCTTGTTGGTACTTTGATCTTCGGTTTTGTCGTCATGCGAGGCAGTTACGATGATCAACGTCCCTGGAAGGTGGCTCTTATACAACATAATGCGGATACCTGGAAGGGAGGACTACCTACCTATAGGCGCAACCTGAGAACCATGATTGCCTTGAGTGATCGTGCGTTGGCGGCAGATGAACCTGAAGCGGTTATTTGGTCGGAAACCGCCTTTGTTCCTGGTGTCGATTGGCACAGCCGTTATCGAACCGATTCTGAGCGTTATGCTTTGGTTGAGGAGTTGCGGAATTACCTTGCCGATAAATCTGTTCCCTTTATTCTGGGGAACGATGACGGGCAAAAGGCCGATCCCGGGTTGCCTCCGGTTCTGTCTGACGGAAGGCTGAACCGTGTCGATTATAATGCCGTGTTGTTGTATGAAAATGGGAAACTGCGGCAGACCTATCGGAAAACACATTTGGTGCCCTTTACCGAGCATTTTCCCTATAAAAAGCTCTTTCCCGGGTTTTACCAGCTTCTGGTTGATCATAATTACCATTTTTGGGAAAAGGGTACCGAATATACGGTTTTTGAGACCGATAATGGGGTTCATTTCTCCACCCCCATCTGTTTTGAGGATGTCTTCGGTTATCTTTCCCGGCGTTTTGTCCGAAACGGGGCAGATGTTATTGTAAATTTAACAAATGATTCCTGGTCAGGTTCGGTTGCGGCCCAGATGCAACATATGGGCATGGCGGTGTTTCGGGCCGTTGAGCTTAGGCGTAGCGTTATCCGCAGCAGCAACAGTGGCATGACCTGTACTATTAATCCGGACGGAAGACTTACCGGTATGCTTGAGCCCTTTGCTGAGGATTATTACATAGGTTCCGTACCGATCTATGCAGAGCGTAATACCTTGTATTATCATTGGGGGGATTGGTTCCCTCTCGTCATGTTGTCTCTTGGCCTTGTTCTACTTCTTGTAGGCGGGGTGAGAAAAATTGTGCTTCGAAAAAGCTGA
- a CDS encoding HU family DNA-binding protein, which translates to MAIVQIVMEETGNKLTKAEIIERIYEKHEVNRSDIHDVIDALFEELKDALQQDRVVELRGFGTFEIRTRKGRDRARNPKTGEIVPVNTHGVAVFRPGKELKQIAWPLRGENGGSGDE; encoded by the coding sequence GTGGCGATTGTCCAGATTGTTATGGAAGAAACCGGTAACAAACTGACAAAAGCAGAAATTATTGAACGCATTTACGAAAAACATGAGGTTAATCGGTCTGATATTCACGATGTGATCGATGCGCTTTTTGAAGAGTTGAAAGATGCACTTCAGCAGGATCGCGTCGTTGAGCTGAGAGGCTTTGGTACCTTCGAGATCAGAACCAGAAAGGGACGGGATCGTGCCCGTAATCCAAAGACTGGCGAGATTGTGCCGGTCAATACCCATGGTGTTGCTGTATTTCGACCAGGAAAGGAACTGAAGCAAATCGCCTGGCCCTTACGGGGAGAAAACGGCGGCTCCGGGGACGAGTAG
- the rpsT gene encoding 30S ribosomal protein S20, with amino-acid sequence MPSNKSAEKRHRQNQKRRLRNRIMKSGVHTARRKVDAALKSGDKEAAEQAYKAYVQLIDKAARKSVLHKNNAARKKSRLSKALNALQVQ; translated from the coding sequence TTGCCATCAAATAAGTCCGCCGAGAAACGGCATAGACAGAATCAGAAGCGGAGATTACGGAACCGCATCATGAAGAGTGGTGTGCATACCGCACGGCGTAAGGTTGATGCGGCATTGAAGAGTGGGGATAAAGAAGCTGCAGAACAGGCTTATAAAGCCTATGTTCAGCTTATTGACAAGGCTGCAAGAAAGAGTGTTCTTCACAAAAACAATGCAGCAAGGAAAAAATCCCGACTTAGCAAAGCCCTGAACGCTCTTCAGGTTCAGTAG
- a CDS encoding PSP1 domain-containing protein: MSDNYIEEPLGAPEVDASASSIAEDNVSPVMVKFPYSSETVVCLADNAEVLSIGDMVLVPSRYGKDLAKVLGPVHCPGCSEDPPPKVLRKANDQDLATYEHNLEREREAFNICREKIHAHGLEMKLVAAHYLLDEPKVLFFFTAESRVDFRSLVKDLVSVFKMRIELRQIGVRDESRVLGGVAVCGRQFCCHGITDKLKPVSIKMAKEQNLSLNSMKISGPCGRLLCCLSYEYDFYREEKALVPSEGTRVRIGGETFKAIEVNILTKKIRFAGPEGRSVEVPFSRISRGENKEWHIDYDPDAED, translated from the coding sequence ATGAGCGATAATTATATTGAAGAGCCCCTAGGGGCGCCGGAGGTGGACGCCTCCGCATCCTCTATTGCGGAGGATAATGTTTCTCCTGTTATGGTAAAATTCCCATATTCCAGCGAAACGGTTGTCTGTCTTGCTGATAATGCCGAGGTACTGTCGATAGGTGATATGGTACTTGTGCCGAGCCGATACGGAAAGGATCTTGCAAAGGTTCTTGGCCCTGTCCATTGCCCTGGTTGCAGCGAAGATCCTCCTCCCAAGGTGCTTCGTAAGGCGAACGATCAGGATCTTGCCACCTATGAGCATAATCTTGAACGGGAGCGGGAAGCATTCAATATCTGCAGGGAAAAAATCCATGCACATGGGCTTGAGATGAAGCTGGTTGCGGCGCACTACCTTCTGGATGAACCAAAGGTCCTCTTCTTTTTTACTGCCGAGTCGAGGGTCGATTTTCGGTCCCTGGTAAAGGATCTTGTCTCAGTCTTTAAAATGCGCATAGAGCTCAGGCAAATAGGGGTCCGTGATGAATCACGGGTTCTTGGTGGTGTGGCCGTTTGCGGACGTCAGTTTTGCTGCCATGGAATTACCGATAAACTCAAGCCTGTTTCGATTAAGATGGCGAAAGAGCAAAATCTTTCTCTTAATTCTATGAAAATTTCCGGTCCCTGTGGTCGTCTTCTTTGCTGCCTTTCTTATGAATATGACTTTTATCGCGAGGAAAAGGCCCTTGTTCCCTCAGAGGGAACAAGGGTCAGAATCGGCGGGGAGACATTTAAAGCCATTGAGGTGAATATTCTCACGAAAAAAATACGTTTTGCAGGGCCGGAGGGGCGTAGTGTGGAGGTTCCTTTTTCCCGTATCAGCCGGGGAGAGAATAAGGAATGGCATATCGACTACGATCCGGATGCGGAAGATTGA
- a CDS encoding YaaR family protein: MAKIDSLNGGFPLRNGRNRRKTRSSSKDARVSSPSFFEVVTAENEVSVDSLAPYAVAAENTSLEELLDDVHTLGERLKERPTMDRIKEYRRAVSCFLQYIVHYTFEAETIEGARFINPMKKQKRYTLIRVVNEKLERLVSGVLANQLPQLELLRRVEEINGLLVDLLQ, from the coding sequence ATGGCAAAGATAGATTCTCTTAACGGCGGATTTCCTCTGCGAAATGGGCGAAATCGTCGAAAAACCCGTTCTTCTTCGAAGGATGCTCGGGTTTCTTCTCCTTCGTTTTTTGAAGTTGTTACAGCGGAGAATGAGGTGTCTGTCGATTCTCTTGCCCCCTATGCTGTCGCTGCTGAAAATACTTCTCTTGAAGAATTGTTGGATGACGTCCACACCTTGGGTGAACGGTTGAAGGAGCGTCCGACAATGGATCGGATTAAGGAGTATCGAAGAGCTGTTTCCTGTTTTTTGCAATATATTGTTCATTACACCTTTGAAGCAGAAACCATAGAGGGAGCCCGTTTTATCAACCCCATGAAAAAACAAAAGCGGTATACACTGATCCGAGTCGTCAATGAGAAGTTGGAACGATTGGTTTCAGGGGTTTTGGCCAATCAACTTCCCCAGCTTGAACTCCTTCGACGGGTTGAAGAAATCAACGGTCTGCTCGTTGATCTGCTGCAATGA
- a CDS encoding bactofilin family protein — MSDYLDLDGVFINSLVGEGTRFDGDISLHGLLRIDGDFRGAVNAADKVLIGKNGRAECSITAGTVVVGGILKGDIVSSEKVVVLSSGMVIGNITTPRLVVEEGVILNGACTVLGKEGCRTEADIPISDQKPRDIDRYNPIRNAKREAVGENAGSWQR, encoded by the coding sequence ATGAGCGATTATTTAGATCTTGATGGTGTGTTTATCAATTCTCTTGTCGGTGAAGGGACCAGATTCGACGGAGATATTTCTTTACATGGGCTTCTTCGTATTGATGGAGATTTTCGGGGGGCTGTCAACGCTGCGGATAAAGTTCTTATCGGTAAGAACGGTAGGGCTGAGTGCTCTATTACTGCAGGTACCGTTGTTGTCGGTGGTATCCTTAAGGGGGATATCGTTTCTTCCGAAAAGGTAGTGGTCCTCTCTTCCGGAATGGTGATCGGCAATATTACTACTCCTCGATTGGTCGTAGAGGAGGGGGTTATTCTAAACGGAGCCTGTACCGTTCTTGGAAAAGAAGGGTGCCGGACGGAAGCTGATATACCGATATCCGATCAGAAGCCTCGTGATATCGATCGCTATAATCCGATCCGAAATGCCAAACGCGAGGCTGTTGGTGAGAATGCCGGATCATGGCAAAGATAG
- a CDS encoding M23 family metallopeptidase, giving the protein MSPANHYKKTEKTIIRRILAFFGMIFKAVGRFFAKAYQTGKQRFTIMLIPHSEKSIFNFRVSVFSLIFSGFLLGGVVVSFLLFSTRFSGLSRLVDQKETALEDSRSNIEAIREEITELKKVSKTFEASLKTTMNTFGVKGDVKAASVLDGGDLSSFFDVQEQSEGIGRELSELRSLREFLEQSSDDLLRVSDIMSSQGDLLVELPTLWPVEGGVGRITNYFGPEIHPFTGQWYLHKGIDIAFRRGKPIVAAANGKVVERKYDAMGFGNYVVIRHPYGFATKYAHMDTVYVEEGDVVTQGQKIGTMGNTGLSTGPHVHFEVRIGSQVVDPERFLNVKSDLR; this is encoded by the coding sequence ATGTCACCGGCAAATCATTATAAAAAGACAGAGAAAACAATTATAAGGCGCATTCTCGCTTTTTTTGGAATGATTTTTAAGGCGGTCGGTCGCTTCTTTGCAAAGGCCTATCAGACCGGAAAGCAGCGTTTTACCATCATGCTGATTCCCCATTCGGAAAAAAGTATTTTCAATTTTCGTGTTTCGGTTTTTTCTTTGATTTTTTCAGGCTTTCTTCTCGGCGGAGTTGTCGTTTCCTTCCTCCTGTTTAGTACCCGTTTTTCAGGACTTAGCCGGCTTGTAGATCAAAAAGAGACGGCACTTGAAGACTCCAGGTCGAATATTGAAGCGATACGTGAAGAGATCACCGAATTGAAGAAGGTTTCGAAGACCTTCGAGGCTTCCCTTAAGACGACAATGAATACCTTTGGTGTGAAGGGGGATGTGAAGGCCGCTTCGGTTCTGGACGGAGGGGATTTAAGTTCTTTTTTCGACGTCCAGGAACAGAGCGAGGGCATCGGTCGTGAGCTTTCCGAGCTCCGTTCTCTGCGTGAGTTCCTCGAACAGTCAAGTGATGATTTGCTGAGGGTCAGCGATATTATGTCGAGTCAGGGGGATCTCCTTGTGGAGCTTCCAACCCTTTGGCCTGTCGAGGGAGGGGTCGGAAGGATTACCAACTATTTTGGGCCCGAGATTCATCCTTTTACCGGACAATGGTATCTCCATAAAGGAATCGATATCGCCTTTCGGCGGGGTAAGCCTATCGTGGCCGCTGCCAATGGAAAGGTTGTTGAGCGCAAGTATGATGCGATGGGTTTTGGAAATTATGTGGTGATTCGGCATCCTTATGGTTTTGCCACGAAGTATGCCCACATGGATACGGTATATGTTGAAGAGGGTGATGTAGTTACCCAGGGACAGAAAATCGGGACAATGGGAAATACGGGATTGTCGACTGGACCTCATGTCCATTTCGAAGTGCGAATCGGAAGTCAGGTTGTTGACCCCGAACGGTTTTTAAACGTAAAATCCGATCTACGATAA
- a CDS encoding TatD family hydrolase — protein sequence MQLFDTHAHIGLINEDPIEQLIIVQEAKQSGVKHIVSICNNLHDFFQVYQNLSSAPHVLHSIGVSPSEVQNPGKDWELKIEEGTKLDRVVAIGEIGLDYYRKFGDRDSQIELFVRQLELAARLDFPVIIHNREAGADVFDILSEKLPPKGGILHCYSENWEYAKKALDLNLFISFAGNVTYRNARNLQETAKHMPIDRMLIESESPFMIPAFYRGKRNKPSYLHATAEFLAELRGLSLEELNEQLYRNSLTVFGLSE from the coding sequence ATGCAGCTATTTGATACTCACGCTCACATCGGGCTGATAAATGAAGACCCGATCGAACAACTCATTATCGTACAGGAAGCGAAACAGTCAGGTGTTAAGCACATTGTGAGCATCTGTAATAACCTTCATGACTTCTTCCAGGTATACCAAAACCTCTCCTCTGCGCCCCATGTCCTTCATAGTATCGGCGTATCTCCCTCGGAAGTTCAGAATCCGGGGAAAGATTGGGAGCTAAAAATCGAAGAAGGGACAAAACTTGACCGTGTGGTTGCTATCGGAGAGATTGGTCTTGATTATTACCGCAAATTTGGTGATAGAGATTCTCAAATCGAACTCTTTGTGCGACAACTGGAACTTGCGGCCCGTCTGGATTTTCCTGTTATCATTCACAACAGGGAGGCTGGAGCCGATGTTTTCGACATATTATCAGAAAAGCTTCCCCCCAAGGGCGGAATTCTGCACTGTTACTCCGAGAATTGGGAATATGCGAAAAAGGCGCTGGATCTGAACCTCTTCATCTCCTTTGCCGGAAATGTTACCTACAGAAACGCCAGGAATTTACAGGAAACGGCAAAACACATGCCCATCGATCGCATGTTGATCGAGTCGGAAAGTCCCTTTATGATTCCGGCGTTTTATCGTGGTAAGCGTAATAAACCCTCGTATCTCCATGCCACCGCGGAATTTCTTGCCGAGCTGCGCGGGCTCTCCCTTGAGGAGCTGAACGAGCAGCTGTACCGTAACAGTCTTACGGTCTTCGGTCTCTCGGAATAG